In Clostridiaceae bacterium, a single window of DNA contains:
- a CDS encoding tetratricopeptide repeat protein, translating to MIGNLLKERWPRAAIKLYNKAYLTFKGTPDIDLLMNMGLVYDRLGDYDSAEKKYREILSINPNVAGALYGIAVLYDNLKKYDKAIEYYEKAINVNPYYDRAYFFLANIYDETGDKEKAIEYYRKVIELVPDDFWAYNNLGAIYEETGNDNLAIEMFRKSLQINPGHFKALFNMGVAFGKLGYYKKAEEYYHQSIQKNPYYPYSYLNLGELYKENGDFQKAIDVISRGINFNNREAYLYYNRACIYAQLNHVNKALEDLITATDLDPELVEYMKKDKELDPVRQLEGYRSRWGNIDNKST from the coding sequence ATGATAGGCAATTTGTTAAAGGAAAGATGGCCAAGGGCAGCTATCAAATTATATAACAAAGCCTATTTAACCTTTAAAGGGACTCCTGATATTGACCTGCTAATGAATATGGGTCTTGTCTATGACCGCTTAGGAGACTATGATTCTGCCGAAAAAAAATACCGGGAGATACTGTCTATCAATCCTAATGTGGCAGGAGCATTATATGGAATAGCTGTATTGTATGATAACTTAAAAAAATATGACAAAGCAATTGAGTATTACGAAAAAGCTATAAATGTTAATCCATATTATGACCGGGCTTATTTTTTCCTTGCAAATATTTACGATGAGACAGGAGATAAAGAAAAAGCCATAGAATATTATAGAAAGGTGATTGAGCTTGTGCCTGATGACTTTTGGGCTTATAATAACTTAGGCGCAATATATGAAGAAACAGGTAATGACAATCTTGCAATTGAAATGTTCAGGAAATCCTTGCAAATTAATCCGGGACATTTTAAAGCTTTGTTTAACATGGGAGTAGCTTTTGGAAAGCTAGGTTATTACAAAAAGGCTGAGGAATATTACCACCAGTCTATACAAAAGAATCCCTATTATCCATATAGTTATCTAAATCTGGGTGAGTTGTATAAAGAAAATGGTGATTTTCAAAAGGCCATTGATGTTATTAGCCGTGGAATTAATTTCAATAACAGGGAGGCCTATTTATATTATAACAGGGCATGCATTTATGCTCAGCTAAATCATGTAAATAAAGCCCTTGAAGACTTGATTACAGCTACAGATCTTGACCCGGAACTGGTTGAATACATGAAAAAAGATAAAGAGCTGGACCCGGTAAGACAACTTGAAGGTTATAGAAGCCGGTGGGGAAATATTGATAATAAAAGTACATAG
- a CDS encoding threonine-phosphate decarboxylase: MHIHGGNIYRASQTFGIRMEDIMDYSANINPLGLPEGLKELLITGIDNLINYPDPEYTELKKEISGYLKVDEECIIPGNGASEIIYLLFEVLKLKKIMIPAPSFNEYIQAAQVSGTETVFFELKEKSNFKLNIDELLDEVKSGYDALLLCNPNNPTSTLLSRKELYRILQFTSARGIYLIIDEAFIELTVGGNGNSMTDTLGKFNNLFIIRAFTKLFAIPGLRLGYGLGSTDIINAMWKRKMPWSINSLACSAARVLSNCSQYLEKTALWLAEEKEWFYKELSSIHGIKVFEPQTNFILIKITLPSLDVRTLKEYMGKKGVLIRDASNFKFLNDKFFRIAIKDRKSNVKFQSLLKEALEYASRS; encoded by the coding sequence ATGCACATACATGGAGGAAATATATACAGGGCTTCACAAACCTTTGGTATAAGGATGGAGGACATTATGGACTACAGTGCCAACATTAATCCTTTAGGCTTGCCTGAAGGGCTTAAAGAATTATTGATAACAGGCATTGATAATCTGATTAATTATCCCGATCCTGAATATACAGAGCTGAAAAAAGAGATATCAGGATATTTGAAGGTGGATGAGGAATGCATAATACCTGGTAATGGTGCTTCGGAAATAATTTATCTATTGTTTGAGGTGCTGAAACTAAAAAAAATTATGATTCCTGCTCCTTCTTTTAATGAGTATATTCAGGCTGCGCAAGTCTCAGGTACCGAAACGGTTTTTTTTGAACTTAAAGAAAAAAGCAATTTTAAATTGAATATCGATGAACTTCTAGACGAAGTCAAATCCGGATATGATGCCCTACTGCTTTGTAATCCCAATAATCCTACATCAACATTGCTATCGAGGAAAGAGCTCTATAGAATATTACAGTTTACCTCAGCCAGGGGAATTTATTTAATAATTGACGAGGCTTTTATTGAACTCACAGTAGGGGGAAATGGAAATTCCATGACGGATACTCTGGGTAAATTCAACAACCTTTTTATAATTCGAGCCTTTACAAAACTTTTTGCAATACCCGGACTCAGACTGGGATATGGCCTTGGGAGTACTGATATTATAAATGCAATGTGGAAAAGGAAAATGCCATGGTCTATAAATTCGCTGGCATGCAGCGCAGCCAGGGTTTTAAGTAATTGCAGCCAGTATCTTGAGAAGACTGCCCTATGGCTAGCAGAGGAAAAAGAATGGTTTTACAAAGAACTAAGCAGTATCCATGGCATAAAGGTCTTTGAACCGCAAACAAATTTTATTCTGATAAAAATAACTTTGCCTTCACTGGATGTGAGGACACTTAAAGAATATATGGGCAAAAAAGGAGTATTGATAAGAGATGCAAGCAACTTCAAATTCTTGAATGACAAATTCTTTAGGATTGCGATAAAAGACAGAAAAAGTAATGTCAAATTCCAGTCACTGCTGAAGGAGGCTCTGGAATATGCATCTAGAAGCTAA
- the cobD gene encoding cobalamin biosynthesis protein CobD, with protein MLLFDVFIAFTLDLILGDPYWLPHPVRIIGWAIKKTEKFLRKIIDKLRPGDMQTRGKHERIAGTFLMVFVVSVTFLLVHLILKIALLISPVLFHILNIYFIYSSLAAKCMAEEAMKVYKKLMEDDIVESRKQLAMLVGRQTEGLSEKEIIRGVVETTAENTVDGILSPLIYTFIGSFFGISAPLVYAFKAISTLDSMVGYMNDKYINMGRTSAKTDDVANYIPARLAGFIIPLAALLCGKNMKGSFRIMLRDRHNHKSPNCAYPEAAVAGALGIKIGGTNIYFGQTVEKPTIGDAVKDLERKDIRDTIRLMYAATFLTVLFEGLITIIILAGRI; from the coding sequence ATGTTGCTGTTTGATGTATTTATAGCATTTACTCTTGATCTGATTTTAGGAGATCCTTACTGGCTTCCTCATCCCGTGAGAATTATCGGATGGGCTATTAAGAAAACGGAGAAATTTCTCAGAAAGATAATTGATAAACTTAGACCTGGTGACATGCAGACCAGAGGAAAACATGAAAGGATTGCAGGGACTTTTCTTATGGTGTTTGTAGTATCGGTAACCTTCCTGCTGGTGCATCTGATATTAAAAATTGCATTGCTGATTAGTCCTGTATTATTTCATATTTTGAACATCTATTTCATATATTCTTCTCTTGCGGCAAAGTGCATGGCAGAAGAGGCAATGAAGGTATATAAAAAGCTGATGGAAGACGATATCGTAGAGAGCAGAAAGCAACTTGCCATGCTGGTAGGCAGACAGACAGAAGGCTTGAGTGAAAAGGAAATAATCCGTGGAGTAGTGGAAACAACGGCAGAAAATACTGTGGATGGTATTCTTTCTCCGCTAATCTATACCTTTATAGGATCATTTTTCGGTATAAGCGCTCCTCTTGTTTATGCTTTTAAAGCTATAAGTACATTGGATTCAATGGTAGGATATATGAATGACAAATATATCAATATGGGAAGAACTTCGGCAAAAACCGATGATGTAGCCAACTATATTCCTGCAAGACTGGCAGGATTTATAATTCCCCTTGCTGCCCTGTTATGCGGCAAAAATATGAAAGGAAGTTTTAGAATAATGCTGCGGGACAGGCATAACCATAAGAGCCCTAATTGCGCGTATCCGGAGGCTGCTGTAGCAGGTGCTCTTGGTATTAAAATTGGCGGTACCAACATTTATTTCGGTCAGACTGTGGAGAAACCCACTATCGGGGATGCTGTAAAAGATCTGGAAAGGAAAGATATACGGGATACTATCAGACTTATGTATGCAGCAACTTTTTTGACAGTGCTTTTTGAAGGTTTGATAACAATAATTATATTGGCTGGGAGGATTTAA